Proteins co-encoded in one Pieris napi chromosome 10, ilPieNapi1.2, whole genome shotgun sequence genomic window:
- the LOC125052919 gene encoding fungal protease inhibitor-1-like → MEVIVSSLYNYMHHHAFLAFTFTFLLQTHLKIMKVTLVLLVLACAISLAYGDQVCGSSYCKDNPCTAKISAKACKTPALYRANHAGKCACCPACVTLLSEGAACKTYSKELGETPSAVCREPLKCLKGVCTKVAPRS, encoded by the exons ATGGAGGTTATCGTAAGTTCCTTGTATAATTACATGCATCATCATGCTTTCTTGGCATTCACTTTCACGTTCTTGCTGCAAACTCATCTTAAAAT AATGAAGGTCACATTGGTGCTGTTAGTTCTGGCGTGTGCCATTAGCCTCGCCTACGGCGACCAAGTCTGCGGTTCGAGCTACTGCAAAGACAACCCATGCACGGCAAAAATCAGCGCAAAGGCCTGTAAAACGCCTGCGTTGTACCGAGCCAACCACGCTGGCAAATGTGCTTGCTGCCCGGCCTGCGTAactttattat ctGAAGGAGCCGCCTGCAAGACCTACAGCAAGGAGTTAGGAGAAACTCCATCAGCAGTTTGTCGTGAACCACTCAAATGTCTCAAGGGTGTCTGCACCAAAGTAGCGCCTAGATCCTAA